In one window of Burkholderia sp. NRF60-BP8 DNA:
- a CDS encoding isochorismatase family protein — protein sequence MNDLSRHAEANVYRQQGFGTPLPPHGNLGLLIVDFVVGFADPATFGGGNIAPAIARTTHALALARERGWPVAHSRIVYADDGSDDNVFSLKVPGMATLTEHHPNSAIVPELTPAPGELVVRKTVPSAFFGTQLAPWLAQRAVQTLLVAGAVTSGCVRASVVDAMSHGFRPLVLADCVGDRAIAPHDANLFDMQQKYAAVMPLDDAIAAIDAVQARAR from the coding sequence ATGAACGATCTTTCCCGTCACGCCGAAGCGAACGTGTATCGCCAGCAGGGCTTCGGCACGCCGCTGCCGCCGCACGGCAACCTCGGCCTGCTGATCGTCGATTTCGTAGTCGGCTTCGCCGATCCCGCGACGTTCGGCGGCGGCAACATCGCGCCGGCGATCGCGCGCACGACGCATGCGCTCGCGCTGGCGCGCGAACGCGGCTGGCCGGTCGCGCACAGCCGCATCGTCTACGCGGACGACGGCAGCGACGACAACGTGTTCTCGCTGAAAGTGCCCGGCATGGCGACGCTGACCGAGCATCATCCGAACAGCGCGATCGTGCCCGAACTCACGCCCGCGCCAGGCGAACTCGTCGTGCGCAAGACCGTGCCGTCCGCGTTCTTCGGCACGCAGCTCGCGCCGTGGCTCGCGCAGCGCGCGGTGCAGACGCTGCTCGTCGCCGGCGCCGTGACGAGCGGCTGCGTGCGCGCGAGCGTCGTCGATGCGATGTCGCACGGGTTCCGCCCGCTCGTGCTCGCCGATTGCGTCGGCGATCGCGCGATCGCGCCGCACGACGCGAACCTGTTCGACATGCAGCAGAAATATGCGGCCGTGATGCCGCTCGACGATGCGATCGCGGCGATCGACGCCGTCCAGGCCCGCGCGCGCTGA
- a CDS encoding maleate cis-trans isomerase family protein, protein MSKTYRIGQIVPSSNTTMETEIPAMLRLRETIRPERFTYHSSRMRMKKVVKEELAAMDAESDRCAVELSDARVDVLGYACLVAIMAMGHGYHRVSQARLTKHTADNGAQAPVLTSAGALVDALKVIGAKRIVVVAPYMLPLTELVVDYIRNEGFDVLAYRALEIPDNLDVGRHDPARLPDIVKTLPYRDADAIVLSACVQMPSLPAVAKVEAMTGKPVITAAIATTYAMLRELDLEPVVPGAGALLSGAY, encoded by the coding sequence ATGAGCAAGACCTACCGCATCGGCCAGATCGTGCCGAGTTCCAACACGACGATGGAAACCGAGATTCCCGCGATGCTGCGGCTGCGCGAAACAATCCGTCCCGAGCGCTTCACGTATCACTCGAGCCGGATGCGGATGAAGAAGGTCGTCAAGGAAGAGCTCGCGGCGATGGATGCCGAATCCGACCGCTGCGCGGTGGAACTGAGCGATGCGCGCGTCGACGTGCTCGGCTACGCGTGCCTCGTCGCGATCATGGCGATGGGGCACGGCTACCACCGCGTGTCGCAGGCGCGCCTCACGAAGCACACGGCCGACAACGGCGCGCAGGCGCCGGTACTGACGAGCGCGGGTGCACTCGTCGACGCGCTGAAGGTGATCGGCGCGAAGCGGATCGTCGTCGTCGCGCCGTACATGCTGCCGCTCACCGAGCTGGTGGTCGACTACATCCGCAACGAAGGCTTCGACGTACTCGCCTACCGCGCGCTGGAAATCCCCGACAACCTCGACGTCGGCCGTCACGATCCGGCGCGCCTGCCCGACATCGTGAAAACGCTGCCGTACCGGGACGCCGATGCGATCGTGCTGTCCGCGTGCGTGCAGATGCCGTCGCTGCCGGCCGTCGCGAAGGTCGAGGCGATGACGGGCAAGCCGGTGATCACCGCCGCGATCGCGACCACCTACGCGATGCTGCGCGAACTCGATCTCGAGCCGGTCGTGCCCGGCGCCGGCGCGCTGCTTTCGGGCGCGTACTGA
- a CDS encoding xanthine dehydrogenase family protein molybdopterin-binding subunit — translation MNRSELLARTGGLTVIRPPAPPVKPAPGQPGSLSSYVPALPEIFVAILDDGRILAFNGHVDLGTGIRTSLAQIVAEELDVPAARVTMVLGDTAATPNQGPTIASATIQISATPLRCAAAQARHALLALAAERLGVDAAQLDIDDGTISVDGQAMTFAALVAGQRIALTLDPNTRTKDPTQYRIVGRSSPRVDLPAKATGQLTFVHDMRVPGMLHGRVVRPPYAGHDSGPFVGTSLVGVDRASVADVPGLVAVVAIGDFVGVVAEREEQAIRAARQLRVTWRPLPALPSLDEPAAAIAAAQARRRVLLDEGDVDAAQTEPDTLTLSRTYAWPFQMHGSIGPSCALADYRAPGDGRITVWSGTQNPVSLRYDLATLVARDEADVDVVRMEAAGCYGRNGADDVCGDALLLSRAVGRPVRVQLSRADEHLWEPKGAGQSMQVTGTVTRDGRLLGYDFTTRYPSNDAPLLAALLTGAIAPEPRVFEMGDRTAVSPYASPHRRFVCEDLAPLVRAAWLRGVSALPNSFAHDAFVDECAALTGVDPLAFRLRHLQDARATELLQAVADRAGWTTRAPNERDESRLVRGRGIAYARYVHSRFPGFGAAWSAWIVDLSVDRASGEIRIERVTVGQDTGTMINPDGVRHQIHGNVIQVLSRTLKERVRFADGKVASREWASYPILTFAEVPDVDVVLMPRQGEPPLGAGESASVPGPAAVANALFDATGVRFYAPPFTPETVRAALREAGRLMHADATRASATAGAT, via the coding sequence GTGAACCGCTCCGAACTGCTCGCGCGCACCGGCGGCCTGACCGTGATCCGGCCGCCCGCGCCGCCCGTGAAGCCGGCGCCCGGTCAGCCGGGCAGCCTGTCGTCCTACGTGCCGGCGCTGCCCGAAATCTTCGTCGCGATTCTCGACGACGGCCGCATCCTCGCGTTCAACGGGCACGTCGATCTCGGCACCGGCATCCGCACGTCGCTCGCGCAGATCGTCGCCGAGGAGCTCGACGTGCCGGCCGCGCGCGTGACGATGGTGCTCGGCGACACGGCCGCGACACCGAACCAGGGCCCGACCATCGCGAGCGCGACGATCCAGATTTCCGCGACGCCGCTGCGCTGCGCGGCCGCGCAGGCCCGTCACGCGCTGCTGGCGCTCGCGGCCGAGCGGCTCGGCGTCGACGCCGCGCAGTTGGACATCGACGATGGAACGATTTCAGTCGATGGGCAGGCGATGACGTTCGCCGCGCTCGTCGCCGGGCAGCGGATCGCGCTGACGCTCGACCCGAACACCCGCACGAAGGACCCGACCCAATACCGTATCGTCGGCCGCTCGTCGCCGCGCGTCGACCTGCCCGCGAAAGCGACCGGCCAGCTCACGTTCGTGCACGACATGCGCGTGCCGGGCATGCTGCACGGCCGCGTCGTGCGGCCGCCGTACGCGGGCCACGACAGCGGTCCGTTCGTCGGCACGTCGCTCGTGGGCGTCGATCGCGCGTCGGTGGCCGACGTGCCGGGGCTCGTGGCCGTCGTCGCGATCGGCGATTTCGTCGGCGTGGTGGCCGAGCGCGAGGAGCAGGCGATCCGCGCCGCGCGCCAGTTGCGCGTGACGTGGCGGCCGCTTCCCGCGCTGCCGTCGCTCGACGAGCCGGCCGCCGCGATCGCCGCCGCGCAGGCCAGACGCCGCGTACTGCTCGACGAAGGCGACGTCGACGCCGCGCAAACGGAACCGGACACACTCACGCTGTCGCGCACCTACGCGTGGCCGTTCCAGATGCACGGCTCGATCGGCCCGTCGTGCGCGCTCGCCGACTACCGCGCACCGGGCGACGGGCGAATCACCGTGTGGTCCGGCACGCAGAACCCCGTGTCGCTGCGCTACGACCTCGCGACGCTCGTCGCGCGCGACGAAGCCGACGTCGACGTCGTGCGGATGGAAGCGGCCGGCTGCTACGGCCGCAACGGCGCGGACGACGTGTGCGGCGACGCGCTGCTGCTGTCGCGCGCGGTCGGCCGGCCGGTGCGCGTGCAGTTGTCGCGCGCGGACGAGCATCTGTGGGAACCGAAAGGCGCGGGCCAGTCGATGCAGGTGACGGGCACCGTCACGCGCGACGGCCGCCTGCTCGGCTACGACTTCACGACGCGCTACCCGTCGAACGACGCGCCGCTGCTCGCGGCGCTGCTGACCGGCGCGATCGCGCCCGAGCCGCGCGTGTTCGAGATGGGCGACCGTACGGCCGTGTCGCCGTATGCGAGCCCGCATCGCCGCTTCGTCTGCGAGGATCTCGCGCCGCTCGTGCGCGCAGCGTGGCTGCGCGGCGTGTCGGCGTTGCCGAACTCGTTCGCGCACGATGCATTCGTCGACGAATGCGCGGCGCTGACCGGCGTCGATCCGCTCGCATTCCGGCTGCGCCACCTGCAGGACGCGCGTGCGACCGAGCTGCTGCAGGCGGTGGCCGATCGCGCGGGATGGACCACGCGCGCGCCGAACGAACGCGACGAATCGCGGCTCGTGCGCGGCCGCGGGATCGCGTATGCGCGCTACGTGCACAGCCGCTTCCCCGGCTTCGGCGCGGCGTGGTCGGCCTGGATCGTCGACCTGAGCGTCGATCGCGCGTCGGGCGAGATCCGCATCGAACGTGTGACGGTCGGTCAGGACACAGGCACGATGATCAACCCGGACGGCGTGCGCCACCAGATCCACGGCAACGTGATCCAGGTATTGAGCCGCACGCTGAAGGAGCGCGTGCGGTTCGCCGACGGCAAGGTCGCGTCGCGCGAATGGGCGAGCTACCCGATCCTGACGTTCGCGGAAGTGCCGGACGTCGATGTCGTGCTGATGCCGAGGCAAGGCGAACCGCCGCTCGGTGCCGGCGAATCGGCATCGGTGCCAGGCCCGGCCGCGGTCGCGAACGCGCTGTTCGATGCCACCGGCGTACGCTTCTACGCGCCGCCGTTCACGCCCGAAACGGTGCGCGCCGCGCTGCGCGAGGCCGGCCGGCTGATGCACGCCGACGCGACCCGCGCATCAGCCACGGCGGGCGCGACGTAG
- a CDS encoding alpha/beta fold hydrolase — protein MPSTFLYGANVRANGIRQHYLRYGGATGARASRPAIVLIPGITSPAITWGFVGETFGAAFDTYVLDVRGRGLSEASPALDYSLDAQADDVAAFVAALDLPRTSLVGHSMGARIAARAARRGIRGLASVVLVDPPVSGPNRRDYPGKLPWYIDSMALARAGTDAEGMRAFCPTWTDAELRLRAEWLHTCDERAVRTSYEGFHTDDFHADAARLAVPSLLITAERGDVVRDDDVAELQRATPSMRHVRVPDAGHMIPWDNAAGFYAAFGDFLGAPLAA, from the coding sequence ATGCCCTCGACTTTCCTGTACGGTGCGAACGTCCGCGCCAACGGCATCCGCCAGCACTATCTGCGCTACGGCGGCGCGACCGGCGCGCGCGCATCGCGCCCGGCGATCGTGCTGATTCCAGGCATCACGAGCCCCGCGATCACCTGGGGCTTCGTCGGAGAAACCTTCGGCGCGGCATTCGACACCTACGTGCTCGACGTACGCGGCCGCGGGCTGTCGGAAGCATCGCCGGCGCTCGACTACAGCCTCGATGCGCAGGCGGACGACGTCGCGGCGTTCGTCGCCGCGCTCGACTTGCCGCGCACGAGCCTCGTCGGCCATTCGATGGGCGCGCGGATCGCCGCGCGCGCGGCCCGGCGCGGCATCCGCGGGCTCGCGTCGGTCGTACTCGTCGACCCACCCGTGTCGGGCCCGAACCGCCGCGACTATCCGGGCAAGCTGCCGTGGTACATCGACTCGATGGCGCTCGCGCGCGCCGGCACGGACGCCGAAGGCATGCGCGCGTTCTGCCCGACCTGGACCGATGCCGAACTGCGATTGCGCGCCGAATGGCTGCATACCTGCGACGAGCGCGCGGTGCGCACGTCGTACGAAGGCTTCCACACCGACGATTTCCACGCTGACGCCGCGCGACTGGCCGTGCCGTCGCTGCTGATCACGGCCGAGCGCGGCGACGTGGTGCGCGACGACGATGTCGCCGAACTGCAGCGCGCGACGCCGTCGATGCGGCACGTGCGCGTGCCGGATGCCGGCCACATGATCCCGTGGGACAACGCGGCGGGCTTCTACGCGGCGTTCGGCGATTTCCTCGGCGCACCGCTCGCGGCCTGA
- a CDS encoding MarR family winged helix-turn-helix transcriptional regulator, with product MASSKDSYDFHDQVGHLLRRAYQRHVSIFQEAIPDSDLTAAQFVTLCAVKERQACSLNDIVKATAIDQATIRGVVERLKTRALIEVLPDPNDGRKLIVRTTAAGLALIDRTVPFARQVTERTYGTLNPGERVALQFLLRKMMEEDGDA from the coding sequence ATGGCGTCTTCCAAGGATTCGTACGATTTTCACGATCAGGTCGGGCATCTGCTGCGCCGCGCGTATCAGCGGCACGTGTCGATTTTTCAGGAAGCGATCCCCGATTCGGATCTCACGGCCGCGCAGTTCGTGACGCTGTGCGCGGTCAAGGAACGGCAGGCGTGTTCGCTGAACGACATCGTCAAGGCGACCGCGATCGATCAGGCGACGATTCGCGGCGTCGTCGAGCGCCTGAAGACGCGCGCGCTGATCGAGGTGTTGCCCGACCCGAACGACGGCCGCAAGCTGATCGTGCGCACGACCGCGGCCGGCCTCGCGCTGATCGATCGCACGGTGCCGTTCGCGCGGCAGGTGACGGAGCGCACGTACGGCACGCTCAATCCCGGCGAACGGGTCGCGCTGCAGTTCCTGCTGCGCAAGATGATGGAAGAAGACGGCGACGCGTGA
- a CDS encoding FAD-dependent monooxygenase, whose product MSKPRIAIIGAGLGGTAAAALLQRGGYDVALYEQAPAFSRLGAGIHLGPNVMKIMRRIGCEDALETMGSHPDCWYSRDWQTADVLSRIPLGDYARKTYGASYLTVHRGDFHALMTQAVTPGTIRFGKRLAAVEDTGSEVRLTFADGSVETADIAIGADGVNSRLREHLLGAEPPRYTGYVAHRAVFPASLLGNKPYDMCVKWWSEDRHMMVYYVTEKRDEYYYVTGVPQAEWPEGVSMVDSSRDEMREAFAGFHPDIQHLIDVSPSITKWPLLERDPLPLWSRGRLVLLGDACHPMKPHMAQGAAMAIEDAAMLARCLDEVGIGDHAGAFALYEANRAARASKVQLVSHNNTWLRTNEDPSWVFGYDVFDVPLEAPSRGNVAAAA is encoded by the coding sequence ATGAGCAAACCCCGTATCGCAATCATCGGCGCCGGCCTCGGCGGCACGGCCGCTGCGGCGCTGCTGCAGCGCGGCGGTTACGACGTCGCGCTGTACGAGCAGGCGCCCGCGTTCTCGCGTCTCGGCGCGGGCATCCATCTCGGTCCGAACGTGATGAAGATCATGCGGCGCATCGGCTGCGAGGACGCGCTGGAAACGATGGGTTCGCATCCGGATTGCTGGTACAGCCGCGATTGGCAGACGGCCGACGTGCTGTCGCGGATTCCGCTCGGCGACTACGCGCGCAAGACCTACGGCGCGAGCTACCTGACCGTGCATCGCGGCGATTTCCACGCGCTGATGACGCAGGCGGTGACGCCCGGCACGATTCGCTTCGGCAAGCGGCTCGCGGCGGTGGAGGACACCGGCAGCGAGGTGCGCCTCACGTTTGCCGACGGCAGCGTCGAGACGGCCGACATCGCGATCGGCGCGGACGGCGTGAACTCGCGGCTCCGCGAGCATCTGCTCGGTGCGGAACCGCCGCGCTACACCGGTTATGTCGCGCACCGCGCGGTGTTCCCCGCGTCGCTGCTCGGCAACAAGCCGTACGACATGTGCGTGAAGTGGTGGTCGGAGGATCGCCACATGATGGTCTATTACGTGACCGAGAAGCGCGACGAGTACTACTACGTGACGGGGGTGCCGCAGGCCGAGTGGCCGGAAGGCGTGTCGATGGTCGACAGCAGCCGCGACGAGATGCGCGAGGCGTTCGCCGGTTTCCATCCCGACATCCAACACCTGATCGACGTATCGCCGTCGATCACCAAATGGCCGCTGCTCGAACGCGATCCGCTGCCGCTGTGGAGCCGCGGCCGTCTCGTGCTGCTCGGCGACGCGTGCCATCCGATGAAGCCGCACATGGCGCAGGGCGCGGCGATGGCGATCGAGGACGCCGCGATGCTCGCGCGCTGTCTCGACGAAGTCGGCATCGGCGACCATGCGGGCGCGTTCGCGCTGTACGAGGCGAACCGCGCGGCGCGTGCGTCGAAGGTGCAGCTCGTGTCGCACAACAACACGTGGCTGCGCACCAACGAGGATCCGTCGTGGGTGTTCGGGTACGACGTGTTCGACGTGCCGCTCGAGGCGCCGTCGCGCGGCAACGTGGCGGCCGCGGCCTGA
- the mmsB gene encoding 3-hydroxyisobutyrate dehydrogenase: MDIAFIGLGNMGGPMAANLLKAGHALTVFDLDAHTVDAAVRAGATAAGSPRDAAARGAVVITMLPAAQHVRAVYLGDDGVLAGARAGATLIDCSTIDPGTVRAVADAAAQRDFPLADAPVSGGTGGAQAGTLTFMVGANGALFERIRPVLLDMGKNVVHCGGTGTGQIAKICNNLLLGISMMGVAEAMALGAALGIEPAVLAGIINTSTGRCWSSDAYNPYPGVSDTAPAARGYAGGFAANLMLKDLGLATEAARSAHQPVWMGALAQQLYQSMSQQGLGALDFSACVKLYEAQPS, from the coding sequence ATGGACATTGCATTCATCGGACTCGGCAACATGGGCGGCCCCATGGCCGCCAACCTGCTCAAGGCCGGCCACGCGCTGACGGTGTTCGACCTCGACGCGCACACGGTCGACGCCGCGGTGCGCGCCGGCGCGACGGCGGCCGGCTCGCCGCGCGACGCGGCCGCGCGCGGCGCCGTCGTGATCACGATGCTGCCGGCCGCGCAGCACGTGCGCGCCGTCTACCTCGGCGACGACGGCGTGCTGGCCGGCGCGCGCGCCGGCGCGACGCTGATCGACTGCAGCACGATCGATCCCGGCACCGTGCGCGCGGTGGCCGACGCCGCCGCGCAGCGCGACTTCCCGCTCGCCGACGCGCCCGTATCGGGCGGCACCGGCGGCGCGCAGGCCGGCACGCTGACCTTCATGGTCGGCGCGAACGGTGCGCTGTTCGAGCGCATCCGCCCGGTGCTGCTGGACATGGGCAAGAACGTCGTGCACTGCGGCGGCACCGGCACCGGGCAGATCGCGAAGATCTGCAACAACCTGCTGCTCGGGATCTCGATGATGGGCGTCGCGGAAGCGATGGCGCTGGGCGCCGCGCTCGGCATCGAGCCGGCCGTGCTGGCCGGCATCATCAACACGTCGACCGGCCGCTGCTGGAGTTCGGATGCGTACAACCCGTATCCGGGCGTGAGCGACACGGCGCCGGCCGCGCGCGGCTATGCGGGCGGCTTCGCGGCGAACCTGATGCTGAAGGATCTCGGGCTCGCGACCGAAGCCGCGCGCAGCGCGCATCAGCCGGTCTGGATGGGCGCGCTCGCGCAGCAGCTGTATCAGTCGATGAGCCAGCAGGGGCTCGGCGCGCTCGACTTCTCCGCGTGCGTGAAGCTGTACGAGGCGCAGCCGTCCTGA
- a CDS encoding (2Fe-2S)-binding protein encodes MSHPASPSRPLAFRVNGTPHTFADAAPDAPLLLVLRNDCALNGPKYGCGLGQCGACTVLVDGQATRSCVVPAAAAHGRDVTTLEGLGSCDAPHPIQRAFIDEQAAQCGYCLNGMIMSTKALLERNPTPDDAAIRDALRFNLCRCGTHLEIIRAVRRAARYLRGGDEA; translated from the coding sequence ATGTCCCATCCCGCTTCTCCGTCGCGGCCGCTGGCGTTTCGCGTGAACGGCACGCCGCATACCTTCGCCGACGCCGCGCCCGACGCGCCGCTGCTGCTGGTCCTGCGCAACGATTGCGCGCTCAACGGTCCGAAATACGGCTGCGGGCTCGGGCAGTGCGGCGCGTGCACGGTGCTCGTCGACGGGCAGGCCACGCGTTCGTGCGTGGTGCCGGCCGCCGCCGCGCACGGACGCGACGTCACGACGCTGGAAGGGCTCGGGTCGTGCGACGCGCCGCATCCGATCCAGCGCGCGTTCATCGACGAGCAGGCCGCGCAATGCGGTTATTGCCTGAACGGAATGATCATGAGCACGAAGGCGCTGCTCGAGCGCAACCCGACACCCGACGATGCGGCGATCCGGGATGCATTGCGTTTCAACCTGTGCCGCTGCGGCACGCATCTGGAGATCATCCGCGCGGTGCGTCGCGCCGCACGCTATCTGCGAGGCGGCGATGAAGCATGA
- a CDS encoding c-type cytochrome produces the protein MKHDADLPAAPACVTEPAPHDEAAADASRPHRARYAWPLGDAHTHASFEIETWTAPDGRMTAWRYRAQAPGAGAGDARAAEERADPGSASPFVYRHAQTSIELADADGAIPGHAHVFARESFVDELAGAMRRDPVALRLQHLDAARDAGPRETIRMVSERAAWGAPVAARANAPSRVSGRGFAFDGERADARAAASGDDGGHESHWSAWIVDLEVDCATGDVSVRRVVAGQGAGEPGDASTAGLPAWQIEAAISRVMGARLSARPAYDETEAGARPDAFAHELVAVDAAAHRAHGDLSAYDARRIEQAAAPAAAAIANALYDATGVRFRAPPFDAAHIRAALAQPAPADVDADAGDRPRPAARRASRWRRWLAGGGIGGVVGGLIGLACAILPGPAPIAPVAPGGVDGAMWSAATLERGRQIALAGDCAVCHTAPGGATNAGGLALDTPFGTIYTTNLTPDPETGIGAWSYPAFARAMREGISRDGSHLYPAFPYTAFAKLSEPDLLALYAYLMSQPAVKHEPPKTKLPFPLDRRGLVAGWNWLFHDARPFAPDPARSATWNRGKYLVDGAGHCGACHTPRNALGAEKGGLAYLAGGEAEGWVAPPLVASPASPVPWTEGALFDYLRTGFSAQHGVAAGPMAPVVAGLAALPESDVRAIAHYLASLSPPVDAAVAADAASRHARGAETIATLGLENGRRAFDAACAVCHAESGGVGHFGVRPLMGLNTSVSQATPDNLLRVLHHGIDRPATDGLGYMPGFGDAFDDRQMAELAAYIRARYAPGQPAWRNLAEASAKIRQAGAH, from the coding sequence ATGAAGCATGATGCGGATTTGCCCGCGGCGCCGGCGTGCGTGACGGAACCGGCGCCGCACGATGAAGCGGCCGCCGACGCATCGCGCCCGCACCGCGCGCGCTACGCGTGGCCGCTCGGCGATGCGCACACGCATGCCTCGTTCGAGATCGAAACCTGGACCGCGCCCGACGGCCGGATGACGGCCTGGCGCTATCGCGCGCAGGCGCCCGGCGCAGGCGCGGGCGATGCTCGCGCAGCGGAGGAACGCGCCGATCCCGGCTCCGCATCGCCATTCGTGTACCGGCACGCGCAGACGTCGATCGAGCTGGCCGATGCAGATGGCGCGATTCCCGGTCACGCGCACGTCTTTGCCCGCGAATCCTTCGTCGACGAACTCGCGGGCGCAATGCGGCGCGATCCGGTCGCGTTGCGGTTGCAGCATCTCGATGCCGCGCGGGACGCGGGCCCGCGCGAAACGATCCGGATGGTCAGCGAACGCGCCGCGTGGGGCGCGCCGGTTGCGGCGCGGGCGAACGCGCCGTCGCGCGTCAGCGGCCGCGGTTTCGCATTCGACGGCGAGCGTGCCGATGCGCGCGCAGCCGCGTCCGGCGACGATGGCGGCCACGAATCGCACTGGTCGGCGTGGATCGTCGATCTCGAGGTCGATTGCGCGACGGGCGATGTCTCGGTGCGGCGCGTCGTGGCCGGGCAGGGTGCCGGCGAGCCGGGCGACGCATCGACGGCGGGCCTGCCGGCGTGGCAGATCGAGGCCGCGATATCGCGCGTGATGGGGGCACGGTTGTCCGCGCGGCCCGCATACGACGAAACCGAGGCCGGCGCGCGGCCCGACGCGTTCGCGCACGAGCTGGTTGCAGTCGATGCAGCCGCGCATCGCGCACACGGCGACCTGTCCGCATACGACGCGCGGCGAATCGAACAGGCGGCCGCACCGGCCGCGGCCGCGATCGCCAACGCGCTGTACGACGCGACCGGCGTGCGTTTTCGTGCGCCGCCGTTCGACGCCGCGCACATTCGCGCCGCGCTCGCGCAACCGGCGCCGGCCGATGTGGATGCCGATGCCGGCGACCGGCCGCGGCCCGCCGCACGCCGCGCATCGCGGTGGCGCCGCTGGCTGGCCGGCGGCGGCATCGGCGGCGTGGTCGGCGGGCTGATCGGGCTCGCGTGCGCGATCCTGCCGGGCCCGGCGCCGATCGCGCCCGTTGCGCCGGGCGGCGTGGACGGCGCGATGTGGAGCGCGGCGACGCTCGAACGCGGCCGCCAGATCGCGCTCGCCGGCGATTGCGCGGTATGCCACACGGCGCCGGGCGGCGCGACCAATGCGGGCGGGCTCGCGCTCGACACGCCGTTCGGCACGATCTACACGACGAATCTCACGCCCGATCCGGAAACCGGCATCGGCGCGTGGTCGTATCCGGCGTTCGCCCGCGCGATGCGCGAAGGCATCTCGCGCGACGGCTCGCACCTGTATCCGGCCTTTCCGTACACCGCGTTCGCGAAGCTGAGCGAGCCCGATCTGCTCGCGCTCTATGCGTACCTGATGTCGCAGCCGGCGGTGAAGCACGAGCCGCCGAAGACGAAGCTGCCGTTCCCGCTCGACCGGCGGGGTCTCGTGGCCGGCTGGAACTGGCTGTTTCACGATGCGCGGCCATTTGCGCCGGACCCGGCGCGCTCGGCGACGTGGAATCGCGGCAAGTATCTGGTCGACGGCGCCGGGCACTGCGGCGCCTGCCACACGCCGCGCAACGCGCTCGGTGCGGAGAAGGGCGGCCTTGCCTACCTGGCGGGCGGCGAAGCGGAAGGATGGGTCGCGCCGCCGCTCGTCGCGTCGCCGGCTTCGCCCGTACCGTGGACCGAAGGCGCGCTGTTCGACTATCTGCGCACGGGGTTCTCGGCGCAGCACGGCGTCGCGGCCGGGCCGATGGCGCCCGTCGTCGCGGGGCTCGCGGCGCTGCCCGAGTCCGACGTGCGGGCGATCGCGCATTATCTGGCGTCGCTGTCGCCGCCCGTCGATGCGGCAGTCGCCGCGGACGCGGCCAGCCGCCACGCGCGCGGCGCGGAAACGATCGCGACGCTCGGCCTCGAGAACGGCCGTCGCGCGTTCGACGCGGCGTGCGCGGTCTGTCACGCGGAATCGGGCGGCGTCGGGCATTTCGGCGTGCGGCCGCTGATGGGGCTCAACACGAGCGTCAGCCAGGCGACGCCGGACAACCTGCTGCGCGTGCTGCACCACGGGATCGACCGGCCGGCCACCGACGGGCTCGGCTACATGCCGGGCTTCGGCGATGCGTTCGACGATCGCCAGATGGCCGAGCTTGCCGCCTACATTCGCGCCCGCTACGCGCCGGGGCAGCCGGCGTGGCGAAACCTCGCTGAAGCGTCCGCGAAAATCCGGCAGGCGGGCGCGCATTGA